A section of the Sandaracinaceae bacterium genome encodes:
- a CDS encoding GNAT family N-acetyltransferase, whose protein sequence is MSFRDARADDLRFVLDGLADNRRIEGRSPEAAACTDADEAEYAARIAAGTVRILEIDDQPAAFLSYALDFEVMYVAGAFLWIDLVYVRASMRGRGLGKRLYDEAARLARQSGCAKVVADVFSANEGSVAFHERVGFTPLYTIFEREV, encoded by the coding sequence GTGAGCTTCCGCGACGCGCGAGCGGACGACCTCCGCTTCGTGCTGGACGGCCTCGCGGACAACCGCCGCATAGAAGGGCGCTCGCCCGAGGCCGCCGCGTGCACCGACGCCGACGAGGCCGAGTACGCCGCGCGGATCGCCGCAGGCACCGTGCGCATCCTGGAGATCGACGACCAGCCGGCCGCGTTCCTCAGCTACGCCCTCGACTTCGAGGTCATGTACGTCGCGGGCGCGTTCCTCTGGATCGATCTGGTCTACGTGCGCGCCTCGATGCGCGGCCGCGGCCTCGGCAAGCGCCTCTACGACGAGGCCGCGCGCCTCGCACGACAGAGCGGCTGCGCGAAGGTCGTCGCGGACGTCTTCAGCGCCAACGAGGGCTCCGTCGCCTTCCACGAGCGCGTCGGCTTCACCCCGCTCTACACGATCTTCGAGCGCGAGGTCTGA
- a CDS encoding CocE/NonD family hydrolase, whose amino-acid sequence MRYLDPDDHGVEQLENVWIPLPDGTRLAARIWLPSGARETPVPAIFEYLPYRKRDLTRQRDDLTHGWFAAHGYACVRVDMRGSGESDGVLQDQYREQELADGEAAIAWIAGQPWCDGKVGMMGISWGGFNSLQVAARRPPALKSVVTVCSTDDLYADNMHYMGGCLLTDNLVEATTMFSVNTCPPDPALVGEKWREMWIERLAKSGLWIDIWLRHQRRDEYWHHGSVCEDYGAIQCPVLAVGGWADGFTNSVFRLLEHLDVPSYGIVGPWAHCYPHYGVPGPAIGFLQECLRWWDHWLKDGEPYEAPKLRAWLMESVPPATRYDVRPGRWIAEPEWPSSNVGTQRLPLAPGRLFMPEQKIRRPHRELTIQSPLNLGQVAGKWLSSAVGPELAHDQREEDGGALLFDTLPLRESVEILGAPVVELRISADQPVAMLCARLSDVAPDDKATRVTYGLLNLTHRDGSAAPTPLVPGQIYSVKIVLNFVAAQFPKGHRMRLALSTSYWPIAWPAPRAARVTVHTEASNLDLPYRMPRAEDAQVTFLEPEGATLPRRTQIIPARHDWLITRSLSKYLTVQEVVADEGTYRLDDLDWQISERMISRFSHTYDDYDSVAGETTTERSFARGDWSVRTQTRTVLSSTPTHFHVRAEVDAFEGRTRVFAENFQSEIERDLV is encoded by the coding sequence GTGAGATACCTCGACCCCGACGATCATGGCGTAGAGCAGCTCGAGAACGTGTGGATCCCGCTCCCCGACGGAACGAGGCTCGCCGCGCGGATCTGGTTGCCGAGCGGGGCCAGGGAGACTCCGGTCCCCGCGATCTTCGAGTACCTGCCCTATCGGAAGCGCGACCTGACGCGCCAGCGCGACGATCTGACGCACGGCTGGTTCGCGGCGCACGGGTACGCCTGCGTCCGCGTCGACATGCGGGGCAGCGGCGAGTCCGACGGCGTCCTGCAGGATCAGTATCGGGAGCAAGAGCTCGCCGACGGGGAGGCCGCCATCGCGTGGATCGCGGGGCAGCCGTGGTGCGACGGCAAGGTCGGCATGATGGGGATCTCGTGGGGCGGCTTCAACAGCCTGCAGGTCGCCGCGCGGAGGCCGCCCGCCTTGAAGTCCGTGGTCACGGTGTGCTCCACGGACGACCTGTACGCCGACAACATGCATTACATGGGCGGCTGTCTGCTGACCGACAACCTCGTCGAGGCGACGACCATGTTCTCGGTCAACACCTGCCCCCCCGATCCCGCGCTCGTGGGCGAGAAGTGGCGGGAGATGTGGATCGAGCGGCTCGCGAAGAGCGGGCTCTGGATCGACATCTGGCTGCGCCACCAGCGGCGCGACGAGTACTGGCACCACGGCTCGGTCTGCGAGGACTACGGCGCGATCCAGTGCCCCGTGCTCGCGGTCGGCGGCTGGGCGGACGGGTTCACCAACTCGGTCTTCCGCCTGCTGGAGCACCTGGACGTGCCGAGCTACGGCATCGTCGGCCCGTGGGCGCACTGCTACCCGCACTACGGTGTGCCGGGTCCGGCTATCGGGTTCCTGCAAGAATGCTTGCGGTGGTGGGATCACTGGCTGAAGGACGGCGAGCCCTACGAGGCGCCGAAGCTGCGCGCCTGGCTGATGGAGAGCGTCCCGCCGGCCACCCGCTACGACGTCCGGCCCGGGCGCTGGATCGCGGAGCCGGAGTGGCCCTCGTCGAACGTGGGGACGCAGCGGCTGCCGCTCGCGCCCGGGCGGCTCTTCATGCCGGAGCAGAAGATCCGGCGCCCGCACCGGGAGCTGACCATCCAGTCGCCGCTGAACCTCGGGCAGGTCGCCGGCAAGTGGCTCAGCTCCGCCGTCGGCCCCGAGCTGGCGCACGACCAGCGCGAGGAGGACGGCGGCGCGCTGCTCTTCGACACGCTGCCGCTTCGTGAGTCGGTCGAGATCCTCGGCGCGCCGGTCGTGGAGCTGCGCATCTCCGCCGATCAGCCGGTGGCGATGCTCTGCGCGCGCCTCAGCGACGTGGCCCCCGACGACAAGGCGACGCGGGTGACCTACGGGCTGTTGAACCTGACCCACCGCGACGGAAGCGCGGCGCCCACCCCGCTCGTACCCGGGCAGATCTACTCCGTGAAGATCGTGCTCAACTTCGTCGCCGCCCAGTTCCCGAAGGGCCACCGTATGCGGCTCGCGCTCTCGACGTCCTACTGGCCCATCGCGTGGCCCGCGCCCCGCGCGGCGCGGGTGACCGTGCACACCGAGGCGTCGAACCTCGACCTGCCGTATCGCATGCCGCGCGCGGAGGACGCGCAGGTGACCTTCCTCGAGCCCGAGGGGGCGACCCTCCCGCGACGCACGCAGATCATCCCGGCGCGTCACGACTGGCTGATCACGCGGAGCCTCTCGAAGTACCTGACGGTCCAGGAGGTCGTCGCCGACGAGGGCACCTACCGCCTCGACGACCTCGACTGGCAGATCTCCGAGCGCATGATCTCGCGCTTCTCGCACACCTACGACGACTACGACTCGGTGGCGGGAGAGACGACGACGGAGCGGAGCTTCGCCCGCGGAGACTGGTCCGTGCGCACCCAGACCCGGACCGTGCTCTCGTCGACGCCGACGCACTTCCACGTGCGCGCCGAGGTCGACGCGTTCGAGGGTCGCACCCGCGTGTTCGCCGAGAACTTCCAGAGCGAGATCGAGCGCGACCTGGTCTGA
- a CDS encoding ArgE/DapE family deacylase, translating to MSAELDEGQLVSSVEPERIRERLVDLVRYPSFDGHEENVIQRIADYLSQIGAEVDVWHDDAASLATLPGYPGHEVSRATIPVVAARLRGSRPGPAVLLTGHVDVVPPGDLSQWSSDPFSGLVEGDRLYGRGSCDMKSGLVSALEVLEVFASSGRDFPGQIVFVAVPAEEDSGVGTLSAIERGWRGDVAFLPEPSMVSDELTVVSAHAGAMGVSIFVHGKSAHASMRLVGESAFEHYLTIHEELRRDERELNEREDDPLLKEIGLPYATSVGRIAGGTFISAVMDGLLVELRMGVAVSETVEEAELRIRAAVDRARDRNPWLRDNPPIVTVTSRGFGSARTKRTHPLVTELVKAHADVHGKTPRVRAAPFGCDMAGWVRRAGVPMVIYGPGDIEQAHAADEHVSLSACADVARTLSVATHRLLCSERIEEIGEGGAHVVPVGGRPEGAPTS from the coding sequence ATGAGCGCGGAGCTGGACGAAGGCCAGCTGGTCTCGAGCGTCGAGCCCGAGCGGATCCGCGAGCGGCTCGTCGACCTCGTGCGCTACCCGTCGTTCGATGGGCACGAGGAGAACGTGATCCAGCGCATCGCGGACTACCTCTCGCAGATCGGGGCCGAGGTCGACGTCTGGCACGACGACGCGGCGAGCCTCGCCACGCTCCCGGGCTATCCGGGGCACGAGGTCTCCCGCGCGACGATCCCCGTGGTCGCGGCGCGCCTGCGCGGATCGCGACCGGGCCCGGCCGTGCTGCTCACCGGACACGTCGACGTGGTGCCGCCCGGTGACCTCTCGCAGTGGTCGAGCGATCCCTTCAGCGGCCTGGTCGAAGGAGACCGCCTCTACGGCCGCGGCTCGTGCGACATGAAGTCCGGCCTCGTCAGCGCGCTCGAGGTGCTCGAGGTCTTCGCCTCCTCCGGACGCGACTTCCCGGGCCAGATCGTCTTCGTCGCCGTCCCGGCCGAGGAGGACAGCGGCGTGGGCACGCTCTCGGCCATCGAGCGCGGCTGGCGCGGCGACGTGGCCTTCCTCCCCGAGCCCTCGATGGTGAGTGACGAGCTGACGGTCGTCTCCGCCCACGCGGGCGCGATGGGCGTCTCGATCTTCGTCCACGGCAAGTCCGCGCACGCGAGCATGCGCCTCGTCGGCGAGAGCGCCTTCGAGCACTACCTGACCATCCACGAGGAGCTGCGTCGCGACGAGCGAGAGCTCAACGAGCGCGAGGACGACCCGCTGCTCAAGGAGATCGGACTGCCCTACGCGACCAGCGTGGGTCGCATCGCGGGCGGCACCTTCATCTCCGCCGTGATGGACGGCCTGCTGGTCGAGCTGAGGATGGGGGTGGCCGTGAGCGAGACGGTGGAGGAGGCGGAGCTCCGCATCCGCGCCGCGGTCGATCGCGCGCGGGACAGAAACCCGTGGCTCCGCGACAACCCGCCCATCGTCACCGTCACCTCGCGGGGCTTCGGCTCGGCGCGCACCAAGCGCACCCACCCGCTCGTCACCGAGCTGGTCAAGGCGCACGCCGACGTGCACGGCAAGACGCCGCGCGTGCGTGCGGCTCCGTTCGGCTGCGACATGGCGGGCTGGGTGCGCCGCGCGGGTGTACCGATGGTCATCTACGGGCCGGGTGACATCGAGCAGGCGCACGCGGCCGACGAGCACGTCTCGCTCTCCGCCTGCGCCGACGTCGCCCGCACCCTGAGCGTCGCCACCCATCGCCTGCTCTGCTCCGAGCGCATCGAAGAGATCGGCGAAGGCGGGGCGCACGTCGTCCCGGTCGGCGGCCGCCCCGAGGGCGCGCCCACCAGCTGA
- a CDS encoding ectoine synthase, with product MKIVRIQDIVGTDREVEGPGWISRRLLLRKDGFGFSLHETIIPAGAEMELCYKNHLEAVYCVGGDGTIEDLATGETHAISDGMMYGLDEHDRHILRGGKEDMRLVCVFNPPISGREKHDPEGSYEVAKRNVFVVGLDDYNLSKARAVTLASECEFHDLLDRSKLITPESYDLQSFIDEALSTLKAFDGPIDAIITHWDFPVSTILPIINREMGLRYVPLVAMLKCEHKYWSRVEQAKVVPEMVPAFCAVDPFDDDALSKLTVEFPFWLKPIKSFASHLGFKIENAEQFQEAIVEIRENIRRIGDQFNIVMDMVDLPPDIERVDGNWCIAEELMSGWQCGVEGYVLNGQTFVHGIFDCYKDSKGWSFNRYELPSRWPLGVQQRMIEATEKLMAHVGYNQAPFGVEFFWDDARDKLWLIEINTRISQSHSDQFERVHGISNHEIAINTALGLPTNLARHKGAYNCAAKFHLRRYADCEVLKIPDAANLAAVAEAVPGAVVHPTVEVGQRLSDLRDQDAFSYEIATVRLGARDQAELLERFKQVSDLLDFEFSDGGSPEDIQFLPPQSWE from the coding sequence ATGAAGATCGTTCGAATCCAAGACATCGTGGGCACGGACCGCGAGGTCGAGGGGCCCGGCTGGATCAGCCGCCGCCTGCTCTTGCGCAAGGATGGCTTCGGCTTCTCCCTGCACGAGACCATCATCCCGGCCGGGGCCGAGATGGAGCTCTGTTACAAGAACCACCTCGAGGCGGTCTACTGCGTCGGCGGCGACGGCACGATCGAGGACCTCGCCACGGGCGAGACGCACGCCATCTCCGACGGGATGATGTACGGGCTCGACGAGCACGACCGGCACATCCTCCGCGGCGGGAAAGAAGACATGCGATTGGTGTGCGTCTTCAACCCGCCCATCAGCGGCCGGGAGAAGCACGACCCGGAGGGCTCGTACGAGGTCGCCAAGCGCAACGTGTTCGTGGTCGGCCTCGACGACTACAACCTGTCGAAGGCTCGCGCGGTCACGCTCGCCAGCGAGTGCGAGTTCCACGATCTGCTCGATCGCTCCAAGCTGATCACGCCCGAGAGCTACGATCTCCAGTCGTTCATCGACGAGGCGCTCTCGACGTTGAAGGCCTTCGACGGCCCCATCGACGCGATCATCACGCACTGGGATTTCCCGGTGAGCACCATCCTCCCGATCATCAACCGCGAGATGGGGCTCCGCTACGTGCCGCTCGTCGCGATGCTCAAGTGCGAGCACAAGTACTGGAGCCGCGTCGAGCAGGCCAAGGTCGTGCCCGAGATGGTGCCCGCCTTCTGCGCGGTGGACCCGTTCGACGACGACGCGCTGTCGAAGCTGACGGTCGAGTTCCCCTTCTGGCTCAAGCCCATCAAGAGCTTCGCCTCGCACCTCGGCTTCAAGATCGAGAACGCCGAGCAGTTCCAGGAGGCCATCGTGGAGATCCGCGAGAACATCCGTCGCATCGGCGACCAGTTCAACATCGTGATGGACATGGTGGACCTGCCGCCGGACATCGAGCGCGTGGACGGCAACTGGTGCATCGCCGAGGAGCTGATGAGCGGGTGGCAGTGCGGGGTCGAGGGCTACGTGCTCAACGGCCAGACCTTCGTGCACGGCATCTTCGATTGCTACAAAGACAGCAAGGGCTGGAGCTTCAACCGCTATGAGCTCCCCAGCCGCTGGCCGCTCGGCGTGCAGCAGCGGATGATCGAGGCGACCGAGAAGCTGATGGCGCACGTCGGCTACAACCAGGCGCCCTTCGGCGTGGAGTTCTTCTGGGACGACGCGCGCGACAAGCTCTGGCTCATCGAGATCAACACGCGCATCTCCCAGTCGCACTCCGATCAGTTCGAGCGTGTGCACGGGATCTCGAACCACGAGATCGCCATCAACACCGCGCTCGGGCTGCCGACGAACCTCGCCCGGCACAAGGGCGCCTACAACTGCGCGGCCAAGTTCCATCTGCGGCGCTACGCGGACTGCGAGGTGTTGAAGATCCCGGACGCCGCGAACCTCGCCGCGGTGGCGGAGGCGGTCCCGGGCGCGGTCGTGCACCCGACGGTCGAGGTCGGGCAGCGCCTGAGCGATCTGCGTGACCAGGACGCCTTCAGCTACGAGATCGCCACCGTGCGGCTCGGCGCGCGCGACCAGGCGGAGCTGCTCGAGCGCTTCAAGCAGGTGAGCGACCTGCTGGACTTCGAGTTCTCCGACGGCGGCTCGCCCGAGGACATCCAGTTTCTTCCGCCGCAGAGCTGGGAATGA